In Euphorbia lathyris chromosome 2, ddEupLath1.1, whole genome shotgun sequence, the sequence ATGCTACAGCCAGTACAAGATCCATAAATGGAAGAAAagagactacaaagagcaatacaaagactacaaagagcaatacaaCAAAAAGTACAAATACGATAAAAGTAGAAATCATATCCTTCTCGTAAGTCGATCCCCGTTGAAAAAACATTATAACCCATACTTCATCATTTAGGCTCTTCCGGatgttcggatctgagtcctttcttttTTTGTAATCATGTAGATCTATAAATCTACGGCCAAGATGAacctttcccgctcttgctaagaccgaaaaaagaataaatgaaagaaatatagCTAATAAGCGCAGATCTGACGGAAAAAAAAGTTCAATAAAGAATATGGATTTCAAGCTAACAAGAAAAAGTAGATCTAAACCTAAATGAGAGgatgaagaaggaagacaagcttcccTTCTTCCCCCTTTAAGAGTAAACCTGATAAAAAGCAAGATCGGAAACGTTAAACCACAATGATGCCGGAAAGTTGTAAGAATAAGAtattgggataaggtaccaaaataagcctaaggtttttggggaagtatcaatttaggctcaacgttcaaaataacacaaatataggcttaacgtttacaacataatatcaatttaggctcaatgtttacaatatagcatcaatttaggcctcacttacaaaatagcaccaatataggcttaacgtttacaaaataatacgaatttaagcttaacatttataaaatatatccaatttgaactaaacgtcacaattaaattaaccatattatattttttttttctattaattttatatgttatctttttatttagttctatattcttatttattataatacaattaattagtattcttaccCATTAAagtcttatatttgtttttcgtCAACCATTACTTACTCCTAAAttccatggctcatgtaatatatgcaattaaaagtaattgaatatccacagtATTTCGAatactagttaaaataatattgatgcATGAGCaatgttcgaaatattgtggatattcaattatttttagtttgcatatattacataaacaatgaaatttagtagtcatggaatcattgatgaaaaacaaatataaaatcttaatgAGTAAGAATACtgattaattgtattataagaaataagaatatagaactaaataaaaagataacatataaagttaatagggaaataAATTTGTGTCTAGGTGGGATGTTATTTTTGGATGCAATTTGTGTCTAGGTGGCACCACTTGAGTGTTATCACCACTAGACACGCTCTTAAGATGAAAAATTCGAAAAATACCAGACACTGGAGCTAGGGGTGTACATGATCGGTTAAACAGTCCATTAAAAATTATTAACCAGTCCatttaattcggttaaccatatTTCGGTTAGTTTATTATTTTGGTCAGTTAACTTATATTTTGATCGGTTAACCATTAGTAATTTTCGTAGCAAATATCACTTTAAATCtataattattcactttaaaataaatatataattatttaaatattaaataaaattattgaatttcAAATTTAACTAATAAAATcgtcaaaacaaataaattttaaattattttaatatttttaatttaaaaattcaatataaatatgtatatttatatattgataattaaatttctacatatatttatattagttttatgtgtatagatacataatcggtttatttttcggtttcagttaaccatcggttttttaaataaaaaactgtAAACTAATCCATTGATTACGGTTAATCTATTTTTCAGTTTCAGTTTTGAAAATCGATTTTTCGGTTTTCTGGTTAGTTATGGGCAGCTTGGAGCAATCAGTTTCGGACCCGCTGGATATGGAAGGGCGAAATTGTCTAGCCAGCGGTCTAATTTGGATCCCACGTGGCACTAAACAATTGGCTATTCTGGGTTAACACAGAAACATTGATATACAAACAATTTTAAATTATCACAACTACTTCTGCTTAGTTTCTTTGCGCTATGAAATCGACGATACAATATCCAAGAAATGACAATTCTGCTACAAATCTCTCTCTATTACTCGCCCTTGCGCACTCCTCGTAATGGCATATACAACAAACCATGGAATTCTCTCTTTCTACCGAGTTCAAAAATTGCTTATTTTAGTCAAAAGAGGCCCAAAGTGAGGGCATATAGGGACGAAATGAGTTTATGGGAAGTGGGTAGAGAAAAAGGTGGATTTTTGGTGAAAGATGAGAggtggaagaggaagaagaagagaagggtAGTTTTGGTGAAGTTTAATCAGGGGTTTGGGTTTAATGGCGGTGGTGGCGGGGGAGATAATGGTGGCACTGTTAGGATTCTGGGAAATGTTGCTTTGGCTATTGGATTGACATATCTTTCAATGACTGGGCAGCTTGGTTGGGTTTTTGATGCTATTGGCTCGGTTTTGGATGTTCTTATCTCTATTTGGGTATGCTCTTTTTTTCTGCTTCAGGAATTATTTTCgttttattttctctttattaAACTTTTCTAGATAGGCATGAATTATCCACTAAATTATCGTGGCACTGGATTTCagttttaattttataactaTTGGGGCTCTAGTTGGTTTATTGGTCTCTTCAAAGAACAAATCAAAATACATATTGATTAAGGGAAAGTTTTGTTGGTTGAAGGAAAAACTCTAGGTTTATCAGTTGGGGTTTCTCTTTCAAGGGCCACAAAGTTGAGAGCATGAATAGAACATAGCTGtttccaaattgaaatttagCATTCCCTCTGCCATGGACATAGCTTTACTCATATAAGCCCTTTGCCCCTGTGTTTTACTTTGCTTTGATTAGTTCTTTTTTATGTTCAAATTAAGCAGATGTTCTTGATTTACCGCTGTTTGTTCTTCTTAGATTTTATTTAGTCGGTATCTAATGTTTCTTTTTTCCTAGATGCTTGGCAATATATTATTTTGCTTTGCCACCATGGTGTGTCTACATTTCCAAGTAGCTTGTattgtttttcaaaaacttcAGTGTATCTTGAGTAGTTCGTCAGTTTTCCAATTTATTTTTTGGAAAAAGATAATGAAACCACTTGGAATAGCTACTTTTTGGCAATGAGATGAATATGGTGTTACTATGTAACTAAATGGTGTTTCATTTCAGCTCCTAGCAGTACTGGTACCAATTGTCGGTTTAGGGGCTTTCCTCTGGTGGGCAGGACGGGATATACTACAAAGCAGTGTGAGGCTTCTTTCCTTGACTATTTGCATTTATTTTGTTTGGTGGTACTTAGAATCTGATATCTTCATGCAACTGGTTTTGTATATACTATGCCTCTTTATAATGGATGTCCAACAGTTGTCAactggtttttgtatattttttttttttggtaagaagggaagaaaaaaaaacaaacaaacaaaaacctaacccgggatcagtttaggaagactgaccccaatcctatcctcaagaagagaaggtaacagaaaaggaggaacggaaagggtagaaacacctaacatccccccatgcccagcagctgccaagcgatccgccacgcggttttgctccctataaatatgggagaaggtaagagaatcgaaggcaggacgaagcctcaatatggctttaatgagattctgactcttaagacaaacagcctgtctatccgaaatcctgttgatagcctccaaattgtcagactccaccgaaagtcttttaacacccatgcgaatggcgagtttaatgccagacaagatcccccagagctccgcagtagaggagcccgtacctaagttatgggtaaacccagccagccaagaactccaccagcagcaattctgccattactaaggcaggagccatccgtattcaacttgacaaccccttccctgggcttcctccaaccaactaactggacctctttaaccggggaggggtgaaccaggggctctccttcaaaactctttgtaataatagagagttttttcgagaagtaaaaccggaggtcaggaataaagacagtcttctcagcaaataactcttcattcctccatttccacatttggtgacaaataatagcgaagagaatagccccgtgctccatactggccaacaaattcccattaacgccttcagagaaccagtcaatatcagagaaccccataaaggaaggaaggatgtggtgaggaaggaccccttcccaaacctttctactattcgggcaatccctcaaagcatggcacaaggtttccacatggccgctgcatctgctaccggcaccagatacagccaagtgccttctgtgtctatctgcattcgtgaggagcctgtctttgactcccagccataggaaactcctaatgcggtaggggactttgagggcccaaatggacttccaaatttccaagggaggatcagccctattaggggtaaaagcttcataggccgatttgcaagaataagaaccattattagtcaaggcccagcagtgtctgtccttatcctcctcctgattactaatcttcacacctctaatattaaggagggtctccaggctaagaatagaccagatccagtctccctccgagtccaccacatcagcaattctccaggagaggagatcattcggcggaggggcgatgcacacctcaatcaacggtttgtcaccaatccaggtgtcataccagaaactaatggatctcccattacccacctccaagccaatccccgtacagaactcagcaaaaacagcactaagccctttccagaggaaggaacagctgacaaccctctccttcgggccaccaaagattctatctttcctatacttgccgcacagaagacgaacccaaagggaggagggggattgccacattctccaaagaagcttcattaacaggactttattattgtccttagcttgccttataccaagaccccccctgctctcaggctggcaggcttccttccaagggaccaggtgaatcttcctcccatccccagactctccccacagaaaacgccgattaattttatcaaggtcgttgaggaccggctcagggagcttacaggcttgcatgatgtgatttggagcagcgcagttgatagactggattaaagtaaggcgacctgcaagggaaagagaattagctttccagctagcacacaaaccgttagatttgtccaatgtctttaaaagaggctttggacaccctgtcactatgaagagggaccccaaggtatttcccaaacgattgagtcaggggaatgccagacatctcactcagtcttctacataagctattatccatattcttggaacaaagcatacgggatttatggatgttaatcttctggtcagaagcctcacaaaagcagtcgaggatatccatcacagccttaatttgttcctcattaccctccacaaaaagcatgacatcatcagcaaagagtaaatgggtaacagggggcaatgtctgttgatggaaacagggtggagagtccctttgctcaccgcctcttggatcaggtgagacaatctttccatggcaataacaaaaaggaaggggctcataggatccccttgacgaatacccctggatggagagaactcatccgacatatccccattgatcataacctagaaaacaggagaggagatacactttccaatcaaattcctccagttctccgggataccagctttggctaaactatccagaagaaagctccagttcaacctatcataggctttctccagatccagcttgagagtcacgatccctttcttgcctttcttaatcttcatagaatggacaacctcctgggcaataacaacattatccatcaattgtcttccaggaacaaagctcccttgattttggctgataatatccggaaggatcttccggattctattagccacaatcttaataatagctttatacaagacattacaaagactgattggtctcatctggagaaaggaagaaggcttggcaaccttaggaatcaagacaacgagggttttattaaccaaactgatatcgttcgaaccaccaaagacacctaacacaaagctgtatataccctctttaacagtgtcccaactagcggggataccatcaataccaggagccttagtggaaccgataCTGGAGAAGGctagatcaatctctttaagctcaataggatggaaagcattattaatagcatcctcccccaaacgaggaaggaaaatgccagagtgggcactctctaggtccacagcttcctctctgaacaggtccttgtagaaatcaagggcaaggcgccgaatgtcctcctcctcaaaaatccactcaccactggcgtctttaatagcctcgatcctatttcgcggtctcctaatgatcgttgagaggtggaaaaacctggtattccggtccccgtcttgaatccaagccttcctagaattctggaaccacagaagctcttcctgtctaagcacagcttccaactcgttctgaagagctcttaggtgaccattcaggctatgatcaaaacgaacctccaagcaacgctgaacaccttccattctcctcaagagtttgttcttcctcctgataatatgaccaaaagtatttttattccaaacagccacattcctcctgaattcctcagtagcgaggagaacatcagagtggggatgccaattgcttttaacgaaatccttaaactcggggtgagactcccaagccaccagatacctaaaaggtctattacctttcagccgatttcctttgaccaaattaatgaggatagggcaatggtctgagtgacggaaatggagattaagtaccttgacctcaggaaacctataaatcgctgcaacattagcgtacaccttatccaacctaacaaacacactattccttttccaggtaaatttgtggccagcagcacccagatccgaaagcccgcacatatccatactttgcttatgattaagacaccggttcacataatgattaccccctcctctctgatcactcaagagggcaatgtcattaaaatccccggcaaccaaccacgcctccaccatgttagagctaaaagaatgaaggatcttccacagccttcttcggttagtcgaaacaggatcagcatagacgaaggtaataaagaagggtttattacccgggtaacacaccttactatggatgaattgactgtccatagtaacaatatcaatattgacttgacctggcttccaaaagagccaaatcccccctgcccggccagtagcctccgacctgacgcaattccaattcttaaactttttaaccacctcatctgctttggctccactaaccttggtctcaagaaggacaaagcaggaagggttaaactgtttaatgagatcattgacatgaatgcgggtagccttgctcgccgcacctctaacattccaaacgaagaagtccatcagagggggagactacagacgcaggcccaaaccctagatcaggtatttgttcggggctccggagagcctagaggcggtcccagaaggaccccttttatccaaagaattcaaaccatgaaggttctttttaggtttccctttgggattcttcatgtttaacttactcactcctatagtcttaccaataggagcatcaacaggaggatgtagagtactcgcctccctactcaaacccttcccagctgacaggatagactggggaatctctttgcctttagcagaagcattagagacaaagagaggattaatagaattacccagactagaggcatgctctaccgactccagaccaggcatgcttaaatcaatctgcttatcagaaggatccgagtcctgatcttcctccatagacaaaacaccgaaccttgacccggaacccgaagctgagtccactccagtctcaatccccttcttaatatccgggggtctgaccttgatctcaggagcaatctggagagtagtcatcttcgtactgatatctggtgaatgattagcattaacattagcccgtggcttccttctcagtggcctcttggcaagcatccatgggccaaagctccttacttccccttgactcttctcagcttcgcctatgataggttgcaccaactcctccacgtccttcctcctcttaggacaaccctcaagggtatggccaaacataccacattcatagcagatgttgtgtataccttcatattcaatatgatagaccttgttttgagtacagaactgagaaagaagaggcttagcgagatcaatatcgatacagaccctggcaaacttgcctctcactgccccaatggtagtcttatcaacatggtggactttcccaacaaggctaccaatcttgttcaggaacctatcactgtagtattcaagaggtaggcccgggaacctaacccaagtaaggatcctgttaacagagcaatcatggggatcaaaatttgggacccaaggtctcagagccaacacatgattggagataatatacggaccaccattcacaacagcattgaaatcctcagcccttgtgaatttaatgacataatagtcattttcaaggtctgtgatagtaacttttcctttctttgcccattgagcctggatcctctgggcaaaataattgaaactgatccttttccccaacacagtgacgattaatgccaatttccacttcgatctcatgacccgcttgtcatctgaggatagccggatcctaggacacagcgggttatcaggctctccatcctcagaatcggaatcagagagaaaatccccggaatcattctcaaaagcatccacctccatcatgggatcctcctctgacacccctagcaacttatccctccaggagggGCCTCCCAAATCCACGGAAACTCCCGCTTGAGCGGCTTGCGCAGTCTGTGCGGCTTGCGCGGCCTATGCGGCTTGCGCGGCCAACGAAAGTCGCACGGCATGCTCATCTTGCTGGGGAGAGACGGCCGGTACTCCCTGTGGCCCAAGCACCGGAAGCGGCCCTCTAACTCCGGAATCATGCGCGCGTCCCTCCGCGAAAAACGAGTCCagggccgcggccgcggcacctacaccTTCCAGCCCCCGATCGGCCGCTGCATCCCTAGAAGCCCCCAACGGCACCGGCGCACCCCTAGCACCCCCCGTCGAAACCGCCGAATCCGCCTCCCCACCATCCACCCACTCCGATCTACTCCTATCCCTCGACCGATCCCTCCGAATCCCGCTGCTCCGCCTCCTCCCCCGAGGAGATCCCTCGGATCTCCCATCATCCGCCGCCGCCCACGCCTCATCGATCCCGGAGTCATTGCCCCGCCCGCGCCCCGCCACCACCAGATCCGACACAGGCCAGCCGCCTGCCTTCACCGACCCATCCCCCTTAACCTTCACGATCGCCTTGGTCAtcgccgagagagagagagagagagatttacttttcttaaattctactattagttatagttaatttagttataactaattgagagagagagagagaaaattgagttataaaattgatcctgtgttttagagagaggagagatctgaaagagaggagatagatctaaaagagagaaatagatctgagagagag encodes:
- the LOC136218921 gene encoding uncharacterized protein — protein: MTILLQISLYYSPLRTPRNGIYNKPWNSLFLPSSKIAYFSQKRPKVRAYRDEMSLWEVGREKGGFLVKDERWKRKKKRRVVLVKFNQGFGFNGGGGGGDNGGTVRILGNVALAIGLTYLSMTGQLGWVFDAIGSVLDVLISIWLLAVLVPIVGLGAFLWWAGRDILQSSCPNCGNEFQIFKSTLDDELQLCPFCSQPFSVDGDEFVSDSVKFSDSFTAFKQASSGFPFGSKKGTKSSAAVVDVEAEIKDAE